AGCCGAATTATATTTAtcaggttgtagatgctctaagctaTCTAATCCTTTAACTTGTGTACAGGTTTCAACTTGTGCTTAATAGAAACTATATTCTATCCAATCGCGAACTAACCTGTGGTTGGATAGTTAGGACGAcaatggtatccccagcccaccagggtttatGTCCTGGTGGTcatatttttctgaatttattcagAATTTTTGGCGATGCGCGTTCAATGGGAGAAGACATTCCCGTCGACTACAAGGCGCCTATGGTgatttcgtaaatctcaagataataTGGCGACtcggtctctcggaggtgctcatattgatagggtgtgcatgtgtgcattcatATGGGTGAGTATATACGCATATATATGAACACGTGCGTCTCTACTATGTTATTCTATCCCATCCTATAGAAAAGAATTAGAATATTGTTAGTGATACCAAATAGGTGGGTGGCATGCTTTCTTTTTAATCAAGATCTATTGATTCATAGATAGCATACCTTTCATATGCTCCTATTCTTTCCTTCAGGTCAGTAAATGAAACACCGAATTAATAATTTCTCCTGTCACAAACAACCTTTACGCTCCTGATATTGTAGAAAACATGAAAAGAGCAGCTGCAGACGGTAGCAAGAATATTGTAGAACACCGCACACATCAAATCCTTCAGCGATGAATACCAACGTTAACATGATAATGTCTAACTATTTTTTGTAAGCTTTATTAATATTCGATTGGCTCTACCCAAAAACTACAATTTTACAGGTGAAAAAAGATTGAGATGGTAGAGGTAGAGAAACAGAGGCAATGACGTTTGTTATCATGACACAAAAGTCTATATGATACAAGTGAGTTATCTGACAATTTTTCACTTCATATCTATCTGCACATTGTATTTGCTACCAAACAATTTGCCTCGACGAATCACAGATTCAAAAAACTAATGCAATTCATCAATTCATTGTATATCATATACAGAACAATTAAAAATAATCATACTTGTGCATACATTTTGGGTTCAACACGGGGAAAATTTTAGACAAAATAGTTAGATGTAAATTCATTTAATCCAATTTGCAAACTGCAACACCGCATGTCAAATGAGCAGACTCGGCACCATAAAAATGCATAAATCGACAAAAAAAATCTCAGCGAGAACGATTTAACAGCGTACTTGAACATCATAACTATTTGGATGAGTCAGTTACTTAAACTCTAGTTACACTCATATATAACCTCCACGATTCGAGAGACGTCTTTGTCCAAGTTGGAGAGTTTGTCAATCGTGGGTTATGTGCACTTGTTCTTGTTATTTGTCTCTTAATACCAATTTTATTCGGTTCTTAATTTATGGAAACTATTTTTTGACTTTCTTTAATATAGAAACTATAGTGATAGCTATAAACCAAAAGCCAACTTTTTCTTTATAGTATGAACAAACATGTATTTGGGTCGGTAACTATCCATACAACCATACATCTTATACGAGCGAAATAAATATTTGTTAACCATTTATACTAAACATTTTTAGTTCTTTGTATACGATTGTCATTAAATTTAAAACTAGTTTTTGATTAATACAATATGATTATCATATAATGTTAACATTTTAATTGTATTTTAATGACATAATGCATATTCACATTGTTCAGTCTCAAAGTATAACTGAAACATCTCTCAACAGAAATATATATCTATGACGCGAGACCTATATTTTGTTATAGAAAGTTTGTTAATTTTCAAGTTTAGTTAGGCCATTATTTTAAAGAGAATTACCTCTCAATCTAAATTGAGTATAAACAAAAATACCTCCATCTGAAAATAACTTGCCACTTAAATATATTATAATTTGCTTATATGCTTTTTTTGTCTCTTTTACTATCTATAAATATGAATGCCTGATTATTTGAAATATCTACATTGTATGAGATTCCAACAAGTGGGTTGGCTTCATATCCCCTCTTCTCAGAAGTTGCCAGTGGCATTGATATAGCTGTAAGCATATAAAACCAGGCCATGTGGACCATCTTCAGATAATCATGTGGCTCGACGCAGGGGCAACTCACTATGATCTCTCCTGTGCCATATGAGCATATTCTATATGCATTATAAAACTATGACAACTCAGTACTTCTAGCTCTTCACAAATGAAGCTAAGCGGTATTTGAGAAAGTAGAAAAAATAACGTTTCACTTCCCGGAACTAGACTAGCTCGAGAGGGAGGGATGAGGATGATCACATTATAGGTTTGGGGCTATGAAAGTTTGAGCAGATTTATTTGAAACAAAATGAATAGTAACCATTATATATAAAGTGCTAGTGATTAAGAGAGCGGACTAGCAGAAACTACGACTCACCATTTTCGGCAGTTAATAGGTCTCTGTACTCATACTACAGTTTATGCCCATGCTATATATCCAGATTTGGATGTTTTAAGGCTTGATGTGACTAGCTTGGTCTTAGCAACGAACTCGCAATCTTTCTTGCGGGACTTCCAAACATCAACTTTGCAACaatttatgtggtggttttgctttgtATAGCATCTCATTAGAGATTAGACCATGTCATCTCGACAATACATGCATTCTGAGATTAGTTACGATTTGAGGTTCAACTTGGCAAATTAAAACTATTTGATCATATCATAAGTAGTACTAAAACTACTTGGAATTCATAGGGGAGCATGGTGTTGGATATGGATATGTGGCTTGTGGGGACGACAATAGAGGTTGGAGGGCGACATGGGAGGAGAACAAGACTGGGGGACATTTGTAGTATGGGCAAAAACATAGCAAAATATAAATAGTGTTGGATATGAAAACCAAATATAGAACGGACATTGAGGAGAAGAGAATTTATCAGAACCCATAAAATACCCTTAAACTATGCACAGGAGAACCCAAGCCTGCTTAGGTTTGGGTTGATAATGGTGCCATTTCTTTCTGGCTTCCTTCTCTTCCGTTGTCGAATTCTCAAAACACTCATCCCGTAATGAGTGCACATACGCACACCATACCCCTATGAGCATATCTAAAAGGTTGAGCCGATGGGTATTGCGTTGACGAAGTCACCACAGGCATCTCCCACTGAGAAAATATTCTGCCTTTGTGAGAAGCAAAGTGCCAAACCTGGAGTTTGATCCCTGGTGCGCTAGGGGTACAATTGCCCccctaaccatccaatcacaggttGGCTCTCGTATGTAGATAATTTCTGGTGTATGTTCTTTGTGTATGTGATGTCACCAAGCTTCCAGGAGTTTGAGGATGGCTTGCTTAGTTCTGATTGTCTAGTGGTTCCTAGTTGAGGGTTAACTTGCCGAGAGGAGGCCATGGAGACAGAAAACGATGACGGCGGGCATTGGCAACCACGACCACCTAACTCCAGGGGGGCAAAGACAACAGAAAATCTCGCCTACGCACCGTCGCCATAGAGATATCAGTGCTGGCCAAACAACACAATCAGGTGTGGTTCACAGTTTCCCACAACCACCATTTGACATATAACTTGATTGTTTCTACACTTGTTGAGACAATAGATGGTATCAGCTTCTTCGACAGATAATGTCTTTGGTACGGAAACGACAAATCAAATCTTGTTTCTTATGGTAAGTAATAAATATCAAACTGTGTTGTATTACGATGTTTATCCAAAGCCAAAGTCGGCATTCATTTCTTTTGTCTTAGGAAATGTTGAGAAAGAGCATACCTTAGTTCCAATGATGAATCTTGagattatttttcaaaaaaaagatgGTGTGGCAAAATATTTACTCGAGGACCATGAGAAGGCAACTTCACAAACACGTTTTCCATGATGCATCCTTGATTGCATTCACATCATAACCCTGAATGTTATCTCTCGCATAATAGAATCCTGCATATTGCTCCTCATACAAAAGTCTGTTGCATGACATGCTGGCACCTGTGAACTTGCTTTGTTCAGACAAAGTTTCGCATGAGTTAATCAGTGACAAATTTGTGACTAATGTCAATCTGTTGAAAATATTGGTCCATCCAATTTCTCTCAACTGGTTAGATCTTCTTGCTGTTAATTGTAGTCACAGACACTATAATTCAAGTATACTTTTACATGGTCGTAATTTGTTCGTCCTGAGGTTACCCTGTGTTTCATTTCATCAGGCTAAGCTAACTTATCGCATTGCAGTCTTGTAGATGGGATAAACTAATGCATATGGTTCTTGGGCACTTTGTGTTTTCCCTTTGCATCCATGTTTTTTCAGAGCGTAtcaacttttaatgtccatttcgATCTGATAGTACAACACTTGGTTTTGAGCTATGGACTTTGCCAATTTGATAAATGTTCGACCAAGATAGGCGATCCTGCGCACAAGTTTCATGCCATCCTCTCTACTTGTTGCTGCTGATTGTTTTTCTAAACTATGGAAGATGCCTATGAAATCAGAGGATCCTGGAACTGACAAGCAAGTCAAGCATGTCCTGGGACTGACATGCTTGAATGCCTGGCGGAAAAGGTGTTGCGGCAGATAGTATGTGACTTAGTTGATTCGAGGGTCAAGTGTGGACCGAGTGTTGATTTGTATTGAATGGCTCCTCGCGGAAAAAAAATCTAGCACGAAGTAGCATATCGTTTGCGCAACATCATCAAACAAAACCAAAGAATTCCAGCCTGCCATTTAGTCATCAGTACACTACAGCGGGAAACAAAATGAGGACTCCGGGAGTAATATAAGTGGCACCAGCAGGTTCTGGTTGAATTGCAGTAGAGGGAAGAGCAACCACCGGGCACCACGTTGAAATGAACAATGCCATATTCCGTTATTTGACAGCTTGAAGGAAAATATGAAGTGTTCCCTATCCAACTTCCATGTATTATTGCGTAAAAAAAATTGGTGGAAGCAGAGTAAACATCATCGATTTTAGTTATAACATTTCAACCAACAGTATACACCTCCAGAGAATGCAAAATGATGTATGCCAAATGAACAAACATAAAAGATGGATGCATGGGCCcactctattcatcttttacaggaATATATTGAAAAATACAACACCAGAAGAATACTATGTgaaatatattactccctctgttcacttttataagtcctCGAAGACATTTCAGACAGCATGCAAAGCAGCCTATTttcagttgtctgaaatgacttataaAAATGAAATGAGGGAGTAATAAATTATGAAGGATAATGGTGAATTGTACGAGTAGATCCCTCTCAACATCTAGTGTTTTCAATTGTACTCcctccataatataagagcgtttagatcactaaagtagtgatctaaatgctcttatatttctttacgggggGAGTAACAGACAATAGCATGTATTTTTCGAAAGGATAATATAACAAAGCCACACCAATTCTAACATAGCTGCAGCATTTCACGGCAATACCAACAGATGTTAGTGCAAGTAATTTTCCACTGCTTACGAATAGGTTTGATTGTAGTACTAGTCTGAAAACCTTCATTCCATAAATAATTGACAAGCACATAGAAACGATGTACGAAATAGAAGTATATAGACAGATAAGGACTTTTAAGTAAAAGAGAAGGGTCCATTTCTCAGTAAATAGAAGTAATAAACATCAATCCCATTATTCTGAAACCTAATTTTAAGACTAATCCACATATGAAGCAAGCAAAGAGTAATCCCACAAGTCAAAGTAGCACCAATAGAAACTGGAGTAGTTAGTCCTGACATGTAACAGTAATTTCTGAAGCGGATTGAAACTCTCATAATATCTCGGAAAGCTgcattgcaaaaaaaaaatcagttTAGGCCACAAGAGCTCACTGTATTACTAGCAAAACAGATTTCAAGTGTTAAGAAGAGTTTATTTACATGTATTGGCATCTCTGCAATGAAAAATCCACTGGTTTCTTCCAGAGACTTTAGAAGAGCCACCTCACCACCAACCACCATATTAATCACGATTCCATCTGCACAATCATAGTACATCAACTACATCAGCACTTCCAAAAGGCGGACTAATTGATATTTTTTTAAGTTACCTGTTGCCAAGCATGCTGATACATGTCTTAAGTAAGCCTCCTGAAAAATTCAGACACAAACATCAGGTAAGACAAAATGATCTACAGATTAGAACCAATGGTGCACAACGAAACAGCATGAAAGCATGATAGCACTGAAAGGTAAAATTTACCATAAACAGCTAAGGGTATTTGGGCCACAGAAGTCCTGAAGGTAAAGTATCATGAAAAATCAGGACTGCTCACCTTCTTTGTAGGCAATTCATAGTTTATCAGCACACGAGACATAAGGGGAGCCTCTCCCATCGCCGCCGAAGGCAAGCAAGCATCTGTTACAACTGTAATATTTTGCTTCAAGACCACACTTTCAGGCTTGGGACTTTCATCAATAGAAGTATCTTCAATTTGATTTCGCTGTATTGCTGCCCGACGGGATTTCTCAAGAACAGATGCACGCTCAGCTTCATCTTGATCGCTGTACTGTGTACACAAATCCACAGATTGATAttattaactactccctccgtctacaatataagatcgtttttcaaGGTACCATAGCTTTGaaaacgatcttatattgtgggacggagggagtagcaaaagtACTTTACAGCAAGGATCATGAACAATCAAGAGAACCTGAAACAATGTTCATATTACTATAGCAGGGGTAACGGAAAAGCAAGAAAGCCTGGGCTCGTTGGATAAATATAAAAATATCTGCAATTGCACAATCATAATTCCTAGACGAAGGTGTCAATATTATCAATGTTTTCCCTTGAAGAATTAAGCGATTAATACTGCAAATTGTGTATATCATACACTTAGCTATCCCACAATAGTCAATGATGCAACCGCAAAGTATATCAGAGAACTGAACATGGAAGTTGGCACCCAACCAACTTGAGCATACCAGCGGTGATAAGGACACGAAGGGGAGGTTGGCAACAGCAGCACAGACAGCATCTAGCTCATCCCGGGATGAAACACATATGGCAATGGGCACCGGGCCAAGGCGGTCAGAGACAACACCTAGGAGCTCCAGTAGTGTCCTCTGCACACCAAAAACAACCACAGGTTCACAAGAATAAAAATCTTGTTCAATGCGCACAATCTGTGGATGCTTAACTGGACACAGGTATCAGCTGGGAGGAACCCAAAAATGCATGGTAACAGGGATGTTGGACACGCACCATCTTGAACTGGAGGCGGTCAACGGCGAGGTAGAAATGGCGCCCGGAGTTGGGGATGTTAAGAGGGTTCATAAGCAGGACGAGATGCACATGTGGCAGGAAGATCCCACCGGCGCGTCGTTGTCGCCTGGATGACGTCCCCGCCGATTCCATGGTGGTCGTCGTGTCTAAGAGCACTGGCGCCGATGTCCTCAGCTGGCAAAGGGCTCATGCGCGTAGTGCTCGATCGAAGTGAAGCAATGAAGACGGTGCTCGGACGACCGTGCGTCTTGGCGCCATGCACTGAGTTTGATCAGGGCGAAGCACGAGGCCACAAGTGCTACATCACCCCTCTGGACGCAGAACCGCTTCCTACGCGCCTTTTCTCCAGCCGTCAGGTATGAGATTGCCTACGATTGCGAAACTGAATTTGCCGGTCCTTCATCGTTTCTAAACTCCTAGGGCGCACCAGATTTGGGTCGGCGCGAACGGGGACTGGCTGGCCTATCTGCAAGAAAACGGGGGCATCCAGTTGCACAACGTGTACACAGGAGATACAGTACAGGCGCCACCTCTTGAAGCCATAGGCCTTGTCAACGCGGGGGCAcatgccatacagaatttcaactAAGATCTCACAATGGCTACATTGAAGAAGATAGCCATTGCGCATCCACCCGCCAGATGGGACGGCTTCAATGGCTACTTTCTCATTGCCGTCTTTGACAACATGATTGCCATCACCGGCTCCGAGGCTAGCTCCAACGCAAAATCCTGGTATATGCTAGCCCCACCACATCTTCCTCCTCGTCGCAAGCAAGATGCGTCAACCATGCCAGGCGGATCTCCGCGGTTAAGGACGATGGAACTTGTTTCATGTGGGATCCTCGTGCAAGCGGTAAGCAAATCCCTCCGTACTCTTCTTCAATGTTTACCGTCGCTAAGGCGGTCCTTGTTTGAACACGCAGGTTCCATGCA
The sequence above is drawn from the Triticum aestivum cultivar Chinese Spring chromosome 7A, IWGSC CS RefSeq v2.1, whole genome shotgun sequence genome and encodes:
- the LOC123150336 gene encoding uncharacterized protein, with amino-acid sequence MESAGTSSRRQRRAGGIFLPHVHLVLLMNPLNIPNSGRHFYLAVDRLQFKMRTLLELLGVVSDRLGPVPIAICVSSRDELDAVCAAVANLPFVSLSPLYSDQDEAERASVLEKSRRAAIQRNQIEDTSIDESPKPESVVLKQNITVVTDACLPSAAMGEAPLMSRVLINYELPTKKEAYLRHVSACLATDGIVINMVVGGEVALLKSLEETSGFFIAEMPIHLSEIL